The sequence CCTCTGCCCGGACGGCCGGCGCGCGGTGCACGTCGGCCACGACGGCGCCATGCCCGGCTTCCTGGCCGGCGTCTACGGCCGGCGCGGCGGCGAGGGCAACCCGGGCGGCCTGGGCTGCGCCGTGCTCGGCTCCTCCGGCACCGCCGGGCAGACCAACGAGCTGGTCCACGAGCTGCTGCGGCTCACCGTCGAGGCGGACCCGGCCGAGATCCGGCCCTGGCGGCCGGCGGCGCCCGCCCCGGCGCCGTACCGGTCGGCGCTCGGGCGCTGGTGGAGCGAGGGGTCCGAGTTCGTCTTCGCCTGGCACGACGGCCAGTTGCAGGCCCGCGCGGCGGAGGCGCCGGCGGACCGGCCGCCGGCGATCTTCCGGCCGCTGCCGGATCGGGCGGACACCCTGCGGACGGTCTCCGGGCGCGAGGCCGGCGAGCTGCTGCGGCTGACCCGCGACGAGCGCGGCGCCGTGGTGCGGATGCACTGGGCGACCTACCGGTTCACCCGGGTGCAGGAGGGCTTCGACGGCGGCCCGGCCTCCGACGGCCCGTCCTGACCCACGGGCTCCCCGGCGGCGCCGTGCGGGGCGCTCACCGCCTCGGCCACGCCGGCTCCCGCAGCGCCACCCCGGCGCGCCGATCTCCCCGATCGGTGCGCCGGGTGGGTGATCTGCGGAACTGCCTGCCGATAATGGCATCGGCGAGGGAGCGGGCGAGCGGATAGGATGGCACGATCCTTGAGCACGCCGCCCCACTCGGGACAGCGCCGCCAAACAAGCCAAGCCGATGATGAGAGCAGGTGGCGGAGGCCCACAGGGCCGCCCTATGACCGGTACGCCGAACCCTTCCAGCACGGGCTCGTCCAGCCCGGTGCGGGCGCAGACCAAGATCTCGGTGTCCGACCCGAAGATCATGGTGAACCTGCTCGGCGCCAAGGACGAGATCCTCCGCCTTGTCGAGCGCACGCTCAGCAGTGACGTGCACGTGCGCGGCAACGAGATCACCATTACCGGCGATCCCGCGGACAACGCCACCGCCGAGCGGCTCTTCTCCGAGCTCATCGAGCTGATCGAGAAGGGCGAGACGCTCAGCGTGGACGCCGTCCGCCGGACGCTGCTGATGCTCGAGGAGAACACCTCCGAGCGTCCCGCCGATGTGCTGACGCTGAACATCCTGTCCCGACGGGGCCGCACCATCCGGCCCAAGACGCTGGGGCAGAAACGCTACGTCGACGCCATCGACGAGAACACCATCGTCTTCGGCATCGGCCCCGCCGGTACCGGCAAGACGTACCTGGCGATGGCCAAAGCCGTGCAGGCGCTGCAGGCCAAGCAGATCAACCGGATCATCCTGACCCGGCCGGCGGTCGAGGCGGGCGAGCGACTGGGCTTCCTGCCCGGCACGCTCACCGAGAAGATCGACCCGTACCTGCGCCCGCTCTACGACGCCCTGCACGACATGCTCGACCCGGAGTCCATCCCCCGCCTGATGGCCGCCGGGACGATCGAGGTCGCCCCGCTGGCCTACATGCGTGGGCGTGCGCAGCCGCTGGATGCCGGGGTGCTGACGCCGGACGGCTGGCGCCCGATCGGCGAGCTGACCGTCGGCGACCTCGTGGTCGGCTCGAACGGCCGGCCGACCCCGGTCCTCGGCGTCTATCCGCAGGGCCGTAAGCCGGTCTACCGGGTCACCACCCAGGACGGCGCCTCGACGCTGGCCTGCGGTGAGCATCTCTGGACCGTGCAGACCCCGGACGACCGCAGCCACGGCCGCGGCGCCCGGGTGGTGCAGACCCAGGACATGATCGGCCGGCTGCGCCGCGGCCACGTGCACCGGTTCGAACTGCCCCTGGTGGAGCCGGTGGAGTTCCCGGAGCAGGACGTTCCGGTGGATCCGTACGCCCTGGGGCTGCTCCTCGGCGACGGAAGTCTGACCACCACGACCACTCCGGCGTTCCGCACCGCGGACCCGGAGCCGGCGGGCGCGCCGGAGGCGGCGCTTCCGGACGTCGAGCTGGTCCGCAAGGACGAGGCCGACTACGTCCCGCGGCACGTCGACGGCCGGCGTGGTGGTGTGATCGTGGCGGACCCGATGACCACCGCGCTGCGCGTTCTCGGTCTCGCCGGCACCCGGTCACCCACGAGGTTCGTGCCGGACGCCTATCTGTGGAACACCGCCGCGACCCGGCTCGCGGTGCTGCAGGGGCTCCTCGACAGCGACGGCGGCCCGGTGCCACAGCGGGGCCGGACCTGCCGGATCCAGTACACGACCTGCTCCGAGCGGCTGCGGGACGACGTCGTCTTCCTGGTCCGCTCGCTGGGCGGGGTCGCCCACTGGCGCCGGCGCCCGGCGGAGGGCCGGAAGCCGGGCCTGGCGAACGGTCGTCCGGTGCCGTACCGCAACGATGCCTTCGTGCTGGACATCCGGTTGCCGGAAGCGGTTCAGCCCTTCCGGCTGGCGCGCAAGCAGGAGCTCTACGCGCAGTCCGGCGGGGGCCGGCCGATGCGGTTCATCGAGAGCATCGAGCCGGAAGGCGAGACCGAGACGGTCTGCATCCAGGTGGCGGCGGAGGACTCCCTCTACGTGACCGACGACCTGATCGTCACCCACAACACCCTCAATGACGCGTTCATCATCCTGGACGAGGCGCAGAACACCACGCCCGAGCAGATGAAGATGTTCCTGACCCGGCTCGGGTTCGGGGCGAAGATCGTGGTCACCGGCGACGTCACGCAGGTCGACCTGCCCGGTGGCACGACCAGCGGGCTCAAGGTGGTCCGGGAGATCCTGCGCGACGTCGAGGACGTGCACTTCGCCGAGCTGTCCAGCTCCGACGTGGTCCGCCACCGGCTGGTCGCGGAGATCGTGGACGCCTACGCGCGGTACGACGCCGTGCAGGACCAACAGGCAGATAATTCCGTACATGCCGTACCCGGACGGGCCGCGACCGGCCGCCCGGGGCGTCGGCGCTGATTGCAAGGGGTAATCGCACCACTATGTCCATCGAGATCGCCAACGAGTCGGGAGTCGAGGTCGACACCGACGCGATCCTCGCGGTTGCCCGGCACGCCCTCGACGAGATGGGGGTCAACCCCCTCGCCGAGCTGTCCATCCTGCTCGTCGACATCGATTACATGGCCGAGCTGAACCACCGCTGGATGGGCAGCGACGGGCCCACCGACGTGCTCGCCTTCCCGATGGACGAGGGCAGCGTCGACCACGGTCCCGGCGAGTCCGGGACCGGGGAGCCGGCCCTGCTGGGTGACATCGTGCTGGCCCCTGAGGTGGCCGCCAAGCAGGCGGCCGCGGCCGGGCACACGCCCGCGGACGAGCTGCACCTGCTCACCGTGCACGGCGCGCTGCACCTGCTCGGCTACGACCACGCCGAGCCGGAGGAGGAGCGCGAGA is a genomic window of Actinoplanes teichomyceticus ATCC 31121 containing:
- the ybeY gene encoding rRNA maturation RNase YbeY — protein: MSIEIANESGVEVDTDAILAVARHALDEMGVNPLAELSILLVDIDYMAELNHRWMGSDGPTDVLAFPMDEGSVDHGPGESGTGEPALLGDIVLAPEVAAKQAAAAGHTPADELHLLTVHGALHLLGYDHAEPEEEREMFALQNKLLQSWRAGRKAG